The following coding sequences are from one Candidatus Nanopelagicus hibericus window:
- the dcd gene encoding dCTP deaminase has product MLLSDKDIKAQITQGRVKVEPFTEAMVQPSSVDVRLDRFFRVFENHKYSVIDPSIEQPDLTREVAVATDEHFILHPGEFVLASTYEVITLPDDIAGRLEGKSSLGRLGLLTHSTAGFIDPGFSGHITLELSNVANLPVKLFPGMKIGQLCLIKLSSPAEHPYGSAIYGSRYQGQRGPTPSKSWLNFHKSKIE; this is encoded by the coding sequence GTGCTGCTCAGCGATAAAGACATCAAAGCCCAAATCACCCAAGGCCGGGTAAAGGTTGAACCCTTCACCGAGGCGATGGTGCAGCCATCAAGTGTGGATGTGCGGTTAGATCGTTTTTTTAGAGTTTTTGAAAATCATAAGTACTCGGTAATTGATCCATCAATTGAGCAACCAGATTTAACCCGCGAGGTAGCGGTAGCAACTGATGAGCATTTTATTTTGCATCCAGGTGAGTTTGTATTAGCTAGTACATATGAGGTGATCACTTTGCCAGATGACATCGCCGGGCGTTTAGAAGGAAAATCTTCCCTTGGACGACTAGGACTTCTTACCCACTCCACCGCTGGATTTATTGATCCAGGTTTTTCTGGCCACATCACTTTAGAACTCTCTAATGTTGCGAACTTGCCGGTGAAATTATTTCCCGGAATGAAAATCGGTCAGCTTTGTTTAATTAAATTATCATCCCCAGCTGAGCATCCATACGGCTCGGCAATTTATGGCTCAAGATATCAAGGCCAACGTGGTCCAACGCCATCAAAATCCTGGCTTAACTTTCACAAAAGTAAAATCGAATAA
- a CDS encoding acyl-CoA dehydrogenase, whose amino-acid sequence MGHYIANLRDIEFCLFDLLERDSILGKSIYKDLDRETAMGMLEEVKRMAENDLAASFVDGDQIKVKFDPATGDAKLPESFKKSYKTFMDNEWWRIDAPVELGGTSVPPSIRWAIAEMVLGSNPAIHIYASGTAFAHVAYVFGTPEQKKIAKLMVDKQWGATMMLTEPDAGSDVGAGRSKAVKQPDGTWHITGTKRFITSGDSDLTENIVHFVLARPEGGVAGTKGLDLYMIPKFMFDFDTGKLGKRNGVYVTKLEHKMGLNVSTTCEMNLGEKEPAVGYLLGEVHEGIAQMFKVIEYARMMVGTKAIATLSAGYQQALSYAKTRVQGPDLTVAKDKKSPRVEIIKHPDVRRSLMVQKSYSEGMRALVLYTASIQDAFALAEAEGGDKEKLEDLHLVNDLLLPIVKGYGSEKSWTLLGTESLQTFGGSGFTTDWPLEQYVRDAKIDTLYEGTTAIQGLDFFFRKIVRDRGRSITIIGKEIAKFASTGGKLADEKKSLLKALEDVQAMIGHMVGVAMESQENPTEIYKVGLNTSRLLMATGDLIIAWLLLRQADIAQSKLANAGRDTEFYNGKIASAKFFVRSVLPHISVERAVVESENGEIMSIAEAAF is encoded by the coding sequence ATGGGACATTACATCGCCAACCTGCGGGATATTGAGTTTTGCCTTTTTGATTTACTAGAGCGCGACTCCATTTTGGGTAAATCGATTTACAAAGACTTAGACCGCGAAACTGCAATGGGGATGTTAGAAGAGGTCAAGCGGATGGCAGAAAATGATTTAGCTGCATCCTTCGTAGATGGTGATCAAATAAAAGTTAAATTTGATCCAGCAACTGGAGATGCAAAACTTCCTGAATCATTTAAGAAATCTTATAAAACCTTTATGGACAATGAATGGTGGCGAATAGATGCACCAGTTGAGTTAGGTGGCACATCAGTTCCACCATCAATTAGGTGGGCAATTGCGGAGATGGTTTTAGGATCAAATCCAGCAATTCATATTTACGCATCTGGTACCGCCTTTGCACATGTGGCTTATGTTTTTGGCACACCCGAACAAAAGAAAATTGCAAAATTAATGGTAGATAAACAGTGGGGCGCCACCATGATGCTAACTGAGCCAGATGCTGGTAGTGATGTTGGTGCTGGTAGATCAAAAGCTGTTAAACAACCAGATGGCACCTGGCATATCACTGGTACAAAAAGATTTATTACCTCAGGGGACTCTGATTTAACTGAAAATATTGTTCACTTTGTTTTGGCACGGCCAGAGGGTGGTGTTGCTGGCACAAAAGGACTTGATCTTTACATGATTCCAAAATTTATGTTTGATTTCGATACCGGTAAACTTGGCAAACGTAATGGTGTTTATGTGACAAAGCTGGAACATAAAATGGGATTGAATGTCTCCACTACCTGTGAAATGAATTTGGGTGAAAAAGAGCCTGCGGTTGGATATTTACTTGGTGAGGTACATGAAGGTATTGCCCAGATGTTTAAGGTAATTGAGTATGCGCGAATGATGGTGGGAACCAAAGCGATTGCAACGCTAAGCGCTGGCTACCAACAAGCACTCTCATATGCAAAGACTCGTGTGCAGGGTCCGGATTTAACAGTTGCTAAAGACAAGAAAAGCCCTAGAGTTGAAATTATTAAGCACCCTGATGTGCGCAGATCATTGATGGTACAAAAGTCATACTCAGAAGGAATGCGGGCGTTGGTTTTGTATACCGCATCAATCCAAGATGCATTCGCACTGGCTGAAGCAGAGGGTGGAGATAAGGAAAAACTTGAGGATTTGCACTTGGTTAATGACCTATTACTACCGATTGTTAAAGGGTACGGAAGTGAAAAATCATGGACTTTACTTGGCACAGAATCATTACAAACCTTTGGCGGCTCCGGCTTTACTACTGATTGGCCTCTTGAGCAGTATGTACGTGATGCCAAAATCGATACATTGTATGAAGGCACCACCGCAATTCAAGGATTAGATTTCTTCTTTCGTAAAATTGTTAGAGACCGTGGCAGATCAATCACAATTATTGGTAAAGAGATTGCCAAGTTTGCTTCTACTGGCGGCAAATTAGCTGATGAGAAAAAAAGTCTCCTTAAGGCGTTAGAAGATGTACAAGCGATGATTGGCCACATGGTTGGTGTGGCAATGGAATCGCAAGAGAATCCAACGGAAATTTACAAAGTTGGACTTAACACCTCCAGATTATTGATGGCAACTGGTGATTTGATTATCGCTTGGCTACTTCTTCGTCAAGCAGATATCGCGCAAAGCAAACTTGCAAATGCAGGACGTGATACCGAGTTTTATAATGGCAAAATTGCCTCTGCCAAGTTTTTTGTTAGATCCGTACTACCTCATATATCTGTTGAGCGTGCGGTAGTTGAATCTGAAAATGGTGAGATTATGAGTATTGCTGAGGCAGCCTTTTAA